DNA sequence from the Thunnus albacares chromosome 22, fThuAlb1.1, whole genome shotgun sequence genome:
ttgtttcacTATTTAATCTGCAAATcaagaaatatttttactgCTGATTGCACAAGATCAGTGATAACtgactcaagtacaattttgaggcacttgtactTTAACTGATTAAGcaatttccattttattatactttatacttccaaTGCATTTCAGGGGAAAATATTTGCTGACTCAAAAGTTATAGAAATATACAACCCCACCCCGACACAATTGCAGAGGATTGATTGAGTAATAGCTGTGTTGAATGTCAAACAATGACACAAgtcaagagtctacagccatgcaagCATCTGCGAGGCTGGCACAGTAGTGCTGTGATGTCAATGTTAATGAATTCCTCTTAGATTCTTTGCAATTGGGTAAAGGAGGCACATGACAACACATTATCATCGATCGAACAATATAAAAGCAGCCACAGTGACCATACAAATGACAGCTTTGGAGACTGAGAAAAAAATTGGTCCGCCTCCTATCCTAACACAAGTTGGAAGCTATGGCTCAAGGTAGAGAGAATCTTTctaattgatcattttaatgaaGAATGTGCTCTTTAAGAAATGCTTGTATTTTGATAAAATACACATGATATGACGTAGAGAAGAGgtacatttacaaaatatgataatgagaatgttttgtttcatataGAGAGAACCATGGTGGCATTCACTGCCCTGGCAGAATACGGTGGGGCTCATGGACCCTTCAACATGGACACAACTCTGGTTTACAACGAGGTGATTACAAACATTGGTGATGCCTACAATAGCTGTACAGGTAAGATCATTATGTAATGCCCCAATCATAATCACCTATTTGATTGTTTGGTTTGATCTGGTTAGTTTCATGGCTTGTCACAGTTTCTGAAGGTTTGGGTTTTATTGATAATCAGTGCAATTCTGGACCAATAAAACTTGctataatttaaaacaaaaaacttgagtaattaatgtttttcacatcaacaacaaatattttaacttcatgTAAGGTGAAAGCAGTCAGTCATTATGAGATTTATTGCACAACTTGGTTCAGTTTTATTACTGCTTACATctgcacaaaacagcagagaacaAAAGATAGTGGCTAGCTGGTAAACAGAGAGCTCCTAGAAAGTTAAcgaaaaaaacaatgtttttctaAGGTGTTGATGGAGACTGAACCAGAGCTAAAAAAGGGAGTTAACATTGGACTTTCATCCATCAGATAGCCAGAAACCCAACCCAAAATAAATCTTAATACTGCTCCATGTATGCTGGATGTGTAGTAGACACTTCTTAGACATAACCACTTCACATCGGaggcttttgtttttcagcttgtTGTAGATTTCTTCTGCCCCTCAGAAGCCAAACAAAGTAATTAATGCAGCTTGCATgttacaataaatatataaaaaatattaccTGAAAACGATCCATTATAAAAATGGTACTTCTATACACTTTGTAAGATTTGTATGCATTTTAgtgttaatttaatttctgaTGCAATTTTCTTTGGACCAGTTCTGTGTTTTAtgcaataaaacatataatttcaATTTGATTCAATCATTAAGACAAAAGATTTTTTAATCCAACGTTTTTCAGAGCTTTTCAAAAACCTTTAACATTCATAAAATCCCCTTTTCTGCAGGTATCTTCTGTGCACCTGTTGCAggtgtttattattttacattcttCTACCATGCTGGAGGAGAACATAAGTCAAGGCTGGCCCTGATGAAGAACTGTGAGACCATTGTCATAACATCTGATCACAAATCAGACTCTGATGGAGCTGATAATGGAGGAAATGTAGCATTCCTGCAGTTGCAGGCAGGAGATCAGGTGTTTGTGCACCTGGGTGCAAATCATCATCTTTGGGCAGCTGAGAGACATACTAGCTTCAGTGGCTTTCTGGTCCGTCCCATGTGATGATAGATGACTCCAAAATGGTTTTTGTGGTTCAGTTTATTCCTgcctgaatatacagtatgtcaaaaaACCTGAGATCAATGAAGCATCTACTGTGCTACCAATAAAACTCAAATTTTGACTAAAAAGGTAAATGTTACTATATtcaatcaaaataaatcattgaAACATTAGTCCAATGAGTCTTGactgtttcattttcaacttCATGTCataaaaagtgatgaaaaatacaaaaatctaaTGATTCACAGAAGATCAACCCTTTCATTTTAGACACCCCATGAGCTTTCAtccaaacaataacaacaacaaaaaatgagtaaaatataAAGTTCCTTTCTTAATTTCAGCAGCTAAAATGGAACCACAACATAATCCATATATATTGCACCTATGGCATTGTTCAATCATATATAAATCTAACTTGTTGTCTGGTATCACTGTCAGTTTCCTGTTACTGAACATTTGTCAGTATAatctcagattttattttatggtttgTACACTCATCCACACGTCTCAGATCAACATACTGACAGGaaggttttacatgttttacactgttttaCATCTTTTATCTCCACTGAGATTCCGAAAAAAGATCCCAAAACTTAAATGTCCCATTTATTCCTGTACTATTATTTAATTGAGAgacaatttaacattttcatttttagagcTTATTTTGATGGTTGTCCTGTAGTGTTATTGGTTTTGTATTCAACACATTTGCAGTAGGAGTTGAACCAAAATGATGTAAAGACCCATAAAAAGCGCATGTAGTTAAAACAATTATTCTGCTGTTTTACCTGTTAATTTTAGTGATTAGTTTAGTAAATGAGCtatgtaattatatattttaggAAAGTGAATATTATGAATAACAACAatgttcatcatcatttatggtaatattcataatattttgTGTCCAGCTGTGGTTTTCTTCACTATTTTTCCTTCATGTGAGAGCTGATGTAGTTCAGAAAGCTCTTGTAGGTCATTAAAGCACAAGTTTAAAGGCAGAGAGTGTTGTGGTTTCAATGATTTGTCTCTctacaaaaatcttttttccttctgtatTAGAGTTCAACCGGTAAACAAGAAACATCCATATTCTTATGTGAACCTGACGGTGAAATACTGAAATGTTGGACTATAtgggaaaagtcaggggatcaccacaGTCATTCATTCCTTATCATTATCTGGACACCATGAATGTCTCTGCAGAGTTTCATGGCAGTCCATGaaatagttattgagatatttgaaTCTGAATAAAAATTTCCTAATCATATGACATATGTCCTTACTTGTTTTGTGCaacagaagaaaacacacaattgTGTGTGAAATAACAACTTGGTGTCAGCCAGGGATAGAGCATCACCACAGGTTCTATATAATTGGGTAAAGGAGGCACATGACAACACATTATCATTGATTGAACAATATAAAAGAAGCCACAGTGACCTTACAAGTCACAGCTTTGGAGACGGAGCAAAGAAAATTAGTCTGCCTGCTATTCCAACACAAGTGATCAACCAGCAGAGATGGATGCCTTCAAAGCACACCTGGAAGCCATGGAAACCCAGCTGAAGGACTGCCAAATCCAGATTGAGGAATAGAAGAGAAAAAGTAGAATGAAACTTTGTCATTAAAGATTTTAATGAAGAATTTATTAAAGAGCAACTTTTAGGTGTCCTCAGTAACTTAATGTGTGAGGAAATGATGTAGAAACCGGATTTTATAAAGAATATATCAACAGGTTAATTGTaataaatatggagtccagtGTTAGTTTTGATGTGGATGAGGCATTTATACACATGACAGACTAGAGTCTTATTATTTTGAGGCATCCAAGGGGCCAGTAACAGGcaagaaaaaatgattaaaggGCTGTATTTACATAGCGCCTTTCTAGacttccgaccactcaaaacgctttacaatacatgtcaacattcaccaattcacacacacattcatacactgatgggagaggctgccatgcaaggtgcaaacctgctcatcaggatctaatctaatgcacattcacaccAACTCTCATGAACGCTGGCACAGCCATTGGgaacaatttggggttcagtgtcttgcccaGTGAGGAGAAATAACAGCCATTAGTGGGAATCTGAGTTGTAGTGTTAGAGGAAGTTTGAAGAATTGTAAAATTTgccacctgtgtgtgttctcgTCTGTGAGGGTTTTAATGTTACACAGCTGCTCCTAAGATTGCGTTTTCCACCTCTTTGTCAAATGGTGGTGAGGTTTACAAAGGACCCTGCACAGACAAGATCCTGGTTTTCAAAAGGGTCTTCTCGAACACTGGCTGTTGTTACAAtgaagatgtgtgtttgtgtgtgtgtgtttgctaatGCTGTTTGACTCAGGTCTCTACTGTGTTCTTGTGTTTAAAGcagcactaatcaatattttgatgttAACAGTGGATCAAATAACAAAGTGTACTGTGAAAGTTGTCGGCTTCATTCACGAGCCCACAGATAATTATCCGCCGGCTGTTTTGTTCTTCCCAGTTCTTTGTTTCGTCTATTTTggatcattgttttggtttttgtggcCCAAAAAGCAACTCTCATAAACCTTGTTTCCAGTAGAATCAGGCAGCTTCTTCAGCAAAAGGCTCTGATAAACTGATTGTACCCTACCTGcacagcaccaaatggcaggcAGACAAAGTGACAGTGACTGAGGAACATAGTTAAGCATCTAatagctaaagagacagatatttgcCTCAAGAGTTAGTAAAAaccaaaatagagctaaaaggagagtgaatattgaacttcaTTAATGATGCTTTAAGTTGCACAATGGACATAGTTTCATTGATTGAGTCAAAATTCAATTGTTTGGGCCAACTAACTCTAAGTAACATTATATTTActataaataaaggaaaaacattgCAGCTTATATTCTGTTGACTATTCTCAATCATAAATGAATTGGTAATATTATGAGTCTCCTGTTAGCTAACTCTGGTTCTGAAAAAATACAATTCTTTGGCTCCACACACTAAGGTTTGCCCCTGCCtttcagaaaaatgtgaacaatAAAACTCAAACCTATTTGTAATTTGAGTAAAACTTCTTGAATCTGCTTGTTTTTGCATTGTTGCAGGGATCTTCACAGCACCAGTGAACAGTTTCGACTACTTCAGCTTCAACACCTATGGCTACAACAATCATAACACAGGGGCCATTTTAATGAAGAATTGCGTCCTTCAGGTTTCAACCTTTGATTTCTGTGGAGCTGACACCTCAGACACTACCAGTAATAATGCTGTTCTGCAACTGGTTGCTGGCGATAAGGTGCACTTGGAACTGTGGGAGAACGGCAGAGTGTTTGATAACCATAATGCACACACGACCTTCGGTGGTTTTCTCCTCTTCACTGTGTAGATGATCAGACatcacacatttacattatgGTTATATCCAGAGGAGAGACACTCGTGCAATAATAGTAATGTTTGTAAAACCAGTTCCTCTAGATTGTGACACTGTTGTCAGGCATGTGCTGATATGAAAATTCAAAAGTATAATCATCTTGGCTCAAATAAGATGAACATGTCTACCTACTGCTCTATCACTTTGTAAAGCTCTTTGAAACGCTTTTGTATGATTTTGTGCCATAAACGTGAATTTCAACTATCAATATATAAAAaactgattgaaaaaaaaaacgtcaaaaATAATCGTACAGATCAAGCAACTTTTGATGAAAGTAGAGTTTGTGAACATCTTCAGaacaataaatgcaaaataaaaaaaaactttttacattgtctcttttcctttctttggtGACTAAACCCTGCTCTCTGCACCCTCTGAAAGTCTGATGTAAGAGCAGCTCCCTCTTGTTGTTATAGTTGGTTAGGACAGTAATGGGTgtaaaaagatatttattaaTCTTCAGTTGTTATTGTAATAATTATTGTACCATCTCAAACTAAACCatgaatacagtacatttaatcTGAATACATATTGAAATGGATAACATACTGTAGCCTATATATTAGGGTACACTAGGCATGCTAAAAGATTAAATAGATAGTAGATTTAACTACATAAATTCATAATGATCTAGAATCGTACTATTATACTTACACCCTTACATCCTCTACAATAGAAGaatatttgcttcttttttttaaagccacaaTATGCAAGTTCTGGAAACCAAGCTAGTGCTAGCATGAGACTCAAAAGCGAGCTactctccttcctcccctccctctctcttctctgtttttccacCAAACCCTTTACCTGCATTCtcggctaatgttagcttggaGCCCCGGTACAAGAGGAGTAGTAGGCAAGAAGCCTGTTCATGTATTGATCGACAGCCATGAGCTTCCTGAGGTTTGGGCCAATCAACAGCTGCTGTAAAGCACATAAAAACTGTCAGTGATATGTCTATTTGTAGTTACTGCCTTGAGAATCAgaattgtctttgttttttgttgttcattttgatttgggTTTTCCTACATGTCTTTACAACAAACTGGATGTGTCCAAAAGTGTTAATGTCTCCTGACACCAGTAAATGTTATGAGAAAAGCTGTCTGTATACATGAGCAGATACAGTTATAAATATTAGGCTCTGCAGTATTTCTACAGTGGTAACTGTGGTAACAGTCCCATCTTACAGTATTTCAGTTTTGGTAAAATATTCCTAAATCTCATCATCTTAATCAAAAAGCTGTTGACATTAGCTAGATGGACAACTGAATGCTTTTAGTGCGTTCAGACAAAGAACTTAAGAGGACAAAGTGTGGAAATGGTTAACTTAATGATGCTTTATCAATATCTTTATAGTAAATGACATTTGGACTTGTTGTGCCATATCAACTAATTTATATTTAACTTGcagtcatatatatattgtattggCAATAATACAGCAGTAATAATTCATGTCAATATTACTTCTACTTCCATTGTCCcgaataaaacatgtttgatgtCAAACAGGAGCAGAAATTATGACTTTTAAGACATCTAAACAGTCACTATCAGGTGACTGTTTATATTTACAGGTGTTGCTGCCTCATATCTGTGTGATGTGGCTCGTTCTGTCCATTTAAACCTACATCCACCTCACCTGCTTGAAGGCCAAAGATTACAGAGTCTACAGACAAACCTGTTCTGACATCATCATATGGTGCTAATGGGGCACTCCAATGTCTTATCAGACCTGTAAAATCTGTAGACCATCATAGTTATCACTGTATCAAACACCATCACTGGAAAGAATTAAGACTTTGCTGAGCTGGTTCAACTGTTATCAATAATTAGTCTTACAGAGAATCCATCAGAATTATAAGAAAATTGCACTTGGGTTTATTAAATAATAGTACAGGAATAAATGGAGCATTTATGCTTTGGGACCTTTTTTTTCAGAATCTCAATGGAGATAAAAGATGtaaaacagtgtaaaacatgtaaagcCTTCCTGTCAGTATGTTGATCTGAGACGTGTGGATGAATGATCAAACCATAGAATAAAATCTGAGATTATATTGGATTTGAACAATGCCATATGTGAAATATATGTGGATTATGTTGTTGCTCCGTTTTAGCTTTTGAGATTAAGAAAGGaactttacattttatttgttttttgttgttgttattgtttggaTGAAAACTCATGGAGTATCCAAAATAAAAGGGTTGATTCCCTGTGAATcattagatttttatattttagtcaTTGTTGTAAATGAAACAGTCAAGACTCATTGGACTAATGTTTCGAACATCTATCTGTTTAATCGAAATTTGAGTTTTGTTGGTAGCACAGTAGATACTTCATTCATCTCAGGTTtttggacatactgtatattcagacAGGAATAAACTGAACCACAAAAACCATTCTGGAGTCTTCGATTCTCACATGGGACGGACCAGAAAGCCACTGAAGGTGATACGTCTCTCAGCTGCCCAAACATGAGTTTTTGCACCCAGGTACACATACACCTGATCTCCTTTCCGCAGCTCCAGAAATACTGCATTTCCTCCATTATCAGCTGTGTCATAGCCGAACCCGGAGAAACTTTGGTCATCAGCCGTCATGACAATGCTCTCGCAGTTCTTCATCAGGAACAGCCTTGATGCATGTTGTCCTCCAGCATGATAGAAGaaggtaaaataataaatacctGCAACAGGCGCACTGAAGATTGGATCAAATTGAAAGTACACAAAACATAGAACTGGTCCAAAGAAAACTGAATCAGAAATGAAATTAGCATTAAAATGCATACAAATCTTACCAAGTGTATAGAAGTATCATTTTCTATTTGTATTACTGATCATTTTCaagtcatattttattcatgtatttattgtaacAAAGTTGGTTGGGTTTCTGGCTATCTGATGAATGAAAGTCCAACATTAACTCTGTTTTTCAGCTCCggtttggtctccatcaacACCTtaggaaaatattgtttttttctttaactttctAGGTGCTCTCTGTTTACCAGCTAGCCAGTAGATACTACTTATTTTTCTCTGCAGTTTAATGCAGATGTAACTTTGGATTGTGCTTTGGATTTTGACTTCATGGTTACATGCACCCCAGCTCCCTCATGTCTTTTGAttgactgtgatgttttttacttctacaataagaaaaatatagaaaatcgccagcctcATTCTTTATGTAAGAGTTTGAACTCTGATTTATTGACTTGTATGGTTGTTTGACTTTTGACACAGCTATTGCTCAACGCTTGGTGAATCTACTGCAAACCAGTAAAGCTGATACTACTCCCACACTTTCCTGAGAAATTTATGTTGATATCTTCTTAGCCACACCACACTGGCTAAGAAGATCACACTGATCTTGTGCAAtcaacagtaaaaatatttctCACCTTACAGATTCAaaggttttacaaatatatacgattgcagctaacgattattttcattgtggaTAATCTcaaattagttgtttggtctatacaaaatgttgatttctttttcccaaagcccaagataacatccttaaatgtcttgttttgtcccgaccaacagtccacaatccaaagattttcagtttataGTCACAGGAGAtcaaccagaaaatattcattcgtattatattcatttgagaggctggaaccagagaattttggagaaaatgacaaaaaaaaacgattaatcaattagcaaAATAGCTGGCGTCtacttttctgtcaatcgactaatcgatgAACTGACTAATCAACTACCAGTTTTTCAAGAGCCCCCAAATCCAAAATTTTGTGGCTTCTGGGAGAGCTCAGGCTTGACCATTGTTTGACATTCAACATAACTATTGCTCAACCAGTCTTCTGTTTCTTGAGTAAACAGGTTGGTGCAACTCCCACCTCATTGTTTAACACAAACAATGCTATTCAACAGCTATTTCATAAGCTGATTTGTATAACGTTTGAAAACAAAGTAAGAAATATTTTCATCTGAGATGCAGTGGAAGtgtaaattacaataaaatggaaatagccTAATCAGTTAAAGTACAAGtgcttcaaaattgtacttgagaCAATTCTTATAGTAGTTTCTTTCTACCACTGGGCAACAGACTGAAAGCAGTCTAGAAAACTTGATTTTCCTTGGAAGTAGAGATATATTTCTGtaagctgttttatttaatattatttaatatttactttgaTGATGATCACACATCTTTGTTAAACAGGTGTttatcagaaagaaaaacaaatgagtaCAATGGATGAAGAAACACCCTATCATTTTTCAACAGAACGCAACAAACCCAAGTTTCTGAATAAGTGGTAAGTTGTCTCCTTTCCTTCCTGAAGCTGTCTGACAAGTCCCCCACTACGTGCGAAAAGAAATCAGTTTTTAGAAGCGATTCATAAAGATTATGGAGAGAACAGATGAATGATGTCGGCTTTCTCACAGCTGCTGATAGAGGCATCAGATCAGCAAAAGCTTCTGTGTGTCATTCAGTCCCTCCAGAATTTCTTCAGGAGTTTTTTGGTGATTGTTGtagccaaaaatgtttgattttgcagcggCTTTTCTTCAAAATTGCAATACAATTTGCAGTGCTTTATGTGTTCTTATTGTGGTGAAATTGCGGGAATTGAGAAAAATTGCATGCAAAGGAAAAATCATCcaataatgccattaaaataaatccattatcATAAAAGTATAGTGTATTTGTCCATCTTCTACATGAATGCACTGTGATGACATAAGTTACCACAACAGaaattggtccaaatcacaagcaggctgttgatttggccatttcatgtggaaaagttgtggtaatttagcaaaattgcaaGCTCTCGCAAATATTGCatagatttcttgaatttgcgtTAACAATTGCCATtgcaaaatcacaatttcctgggAGTACTGGTCATTTtggagtgcatggaccaacaaatgttttcttttaatttggaGAACAACTCATGATCACTTGCTCTTCACTTCATGTTGGTAACATCTGTTCTGTGTATCATACTGTGGTTTAGTTCCGCTGTCttatatgtgggtgtgtgtgtagatatttatgtatgtactgtatatgtgaatgTACTTACATGTAATGTGTAagcatcattttaatgttgcagctttATAATTCGTGGGTAGTTCTATAAGAACAactcatattttataagatgattatatatatttgtctcACTATTTAATCTGCAAATcaagaaatatttttactgCTGATTGCACAAGATCAGTGTTGACTGACTCAAGTACAATTTCtcagaaaaatgtgaacaatAAAACTCaacttgaaaacaatgagaagaGCTCCCACACACTACTGGAAAATTTATTAGATCACAATGTTTCAGTCTTTATGATCTTCATagttatatatacagtacatacctGATGGAGGTCTTTCAGGctatatgtatacatgtatgaaATAACCAGTAGCATTTCTAATGCTGCAATGAATTATataagaaatacataaaatcaaATGTCCAGTAAAGCATGTAACATGATTGATAGACATGATAAGGGTGTTTTAGGGTGTTTTTATGGATCATGGCTCATGGGCTGCTTCTGTtttgtgtgctcatgtgtgaAATTGTGCATGGATTTTGTGTCAAATCAGTGATTCTCAACAACCGGTCCATCCAGTGTTGGTTACTGCAGCTCATCTCCTGACAGCACATTCTTTGATGATCACACATCTTTGTTAAACAGGTGTttatcagaaagaaaaacaaattagtaCAATGTATGAAGAAACACCCTATCATTTTTCAACGGAACGCAACAAACCCAAGTTTCTGAATAAGTGGTAAGTTGCCTCCCTTCCTTCCTGAAGCTGTCTGACAAGCCCCCCACTACGTGCGAAAAGAAATCAGATTTTAGAAGCGATTCATAAGGATTATGGAGAGAACAGACGAATGATGTCGGCTTTCTCACAGCTGCTGATAGAGGCATCAGATCAGCAAAAGCTTCTGTGTGTCATTCAGTCCCTCCAGAATTTCTCCAGGAGTTTTTTGGTGATTGTTGtagccaaaaatgtttgattttgcagcagcttttctcaaaaattgcaaTACAATTTGCAGTGCTTTATGTGTTCTTATTGTGGTGAAATTGTGGGAATTGAGAAAAATTGCatgcaaaggaaaataatacaGCTTTTATTAAACTTCTACaaatgaagagtcatatgtaatcacttcctttgataaaaaataaaaagcatactgcatatcacagaaacacctatatttcagtgctaatgttttaatttattctctgAATATGAGAACAACAggctcaaagttatataaaaagaaaatactgtatttgagttccatttataagcctttattaaataaactttcacctcaacattagTACCCAATAAAATCATCcaataatgccattaaaataaatccatcatCATAAAAGTATAGTGTATTTGTCCATCTTCTACATGAATGCACTGTGATGACATAAGTTACCACAACACAAAATGCgacaattggtccaaatcacaagcacgctgttgatttggccatttcatgcGGAAAAGTTGgggtaatttagcaaaattgcaaGCTCTCGCAAATATTGCatagatttcttgaatttgcgtTAACAATTGCGATtgcaaaatcacaatttcctggaAGTACTGGTCATTCTAGAGTGCATGGaccaacaaatgttttcttttaatttggaGAACAACTCATGATCACTTGTTCTTCACTTCATGTTGGTAACATCTGTTCTGTGTATCATACTGTGGTTTAGTTCAGCTGTCTtatatgtggatgtgtgtgtagatatttatgtatgtactgtatatgtgaatgTACTTACATgtaatgtgtaagcagcattttaatgttgcagctttATAGTTCGTGGGTAGTTTTATAAGAACAactcatattttataagatgattatatatatttgtttcacTATTTAATCTGCAAATCAAGAAATATTATTAAGAAAATTAGTCCGCCTGCTATTCCAACACAAGTGATCAGTGAGATTGATTAAGCAACAGCAATAACTGAAAATGCTTTAATTCTGCAGCCCAACAGTAGAAAGTAACTACTGTAAGGATTGATTTAAGTACCattttgaggcacttgtactTAAACTGATTAGGCAATTTCcattttattgtactttataCTCCCACTGCAtctcagaggaaaatatgtattaCTTTGCCGATTCAAAAGTTATTGAAATAAACAACCCCACTCCAATTTGTTTACGCAGTTGCGGAAGACTGATTGAGCAATAGCTGTGTTGAATGTCAAACGACACAAGTCAAGAGTCTAAAAGCCATGAAAGCACCTGTGAGGT
Encoded proteins:
- the LOC122974354 gene encoding complement C1q-like protein 4, coding for MAQERTMVAFTALAEYGGAHGPFNMDTTLVYNEVITNIGDAYNSCTGIFCAPVAGVYYFTFFYHAGGEHKSRLALMKNCETIVITSDHKSDSDGADNGGNVAFLQLQAGDQVFVHLGANHHLWAAERHTSFSGFLVRPM